A window of the Plasmodium vivax chromosome 12, whole genome shotgun sequence genome harbors these coding sequences:
- a CDS encoding aminomethyl transferase, putative (encoded by transcript PVX_083095A), whose amino-acid sequence MNKQFSHLLNGIICRQKIVSPVRIVANSLDGSPKWMCKSGGRTFGTYGAVTRRRQKQREKFYEEKYRHNPNHVPKFSKVKKGSWGGWINNPLKQVTKNNGSNFMYEQKVEEEISTEERDCINRLIQMRKEATKLGQTPPYRGGKNGEGRHEVIPPSVNLFSICDNFIDRRKEIINKIENPQHFVDTHIKKLTEGYTNINQLHESCNENGYAKAPGYLKDVLRKRRNTSGGALWGNYKVVRDEACTDREGATNRVEVPQKGASPSEVAPVPMEEPAMYSGIRKEDQQSNRVEGEEAKLGREMGPLLEYNLTKCTSETAEQGALPIGDEQILKKLYIEDILNYADEGEEIDISCLDVFTTLSTSDRNRKLGSLFSSHGASFILYNNCIIPSKFSRGTLQEYFHTRNACSLFDKSYQLIVKFTGRDSIYICNQFLSSDLNDMKSNDVCYTCVLDNKAYILDTAYVLKGENEVVLISSGYYKKGLYEFLSDYILFCRDSGMDVHIQVETNKRVLSLQGPLSNLILNDVLDYFNWGEATQGEKGVKFLKNVIKEDTEKCQPYGLYFQREENEKDKFVNIPYMSFKKLSMVKYAKEVANVRGEVSPPHDEMNRYEILCIRCGDTGEDGFEFVVDNNISDHYVELFLSHVKVKLAGAYALNMLRMEAGIPLYGIDIFKNTTPITASLAWTLKYKKIKERNIFGYQNLLKEFSIKSKFRRIGIISNELIFKTCKILSYPYKEPIGYVTSCTWSPVYEKRIAQGYIKREFAKNNEKVLISIPTDIPQEFSKKKKYKILRSRSAHRFTLAQVCAFPFVGHKY is encoded by the coding sequence ATGAATAAGCAATTTTCTCACCTTCTTAATGGAATAATTTGTCGCCAAAAAATAGTTTCACCTGTGCGTATTGTGGCCAACTCGCTTGATGGTAGCCCAAAATGGATGTGCAAAAGTGGAGGGAGAACCTTTGGGACGTACGGCGCAGTGACCAGGAGGAGGCAAAAGCAGAGGGAGAAATTCTACGAAGAAAAGTACAGACATAACCCTAACCACGTGCCCAAGTTTTCcaaggtgaagaagggcAGCTGGGGCGGGTGGATAAATAACCCCCTCAAGCAGGTGACCAAAAATAATGGCTCGAATTTTATGTATGAACAGAAGGTAGAGGAGGAAATCAGCACAGAAGAAAGGGACTGCATAAACCGTCTCATACAAATGAGAAAGGAAGCTACCAAACTGGGACAGACTCCCCCCTACAGGGGTGGGAAGAATGGCGAGGGCAGACACGAGGTGATCCCCCCCAGTGTGAACCTCTTCTCCATATGCGACAATTTTATCGACagaaggaaagaaataattaacaaaattgaaaatccACAGCATTTTGTGGACACGCATATAAAGAAGCTGACCGAGGGGTATACCAATATAAACCAGCTACACGAAAGCTGCAATGAGAATGGATATGCAAAGGCTCCAGGGTATTTGAAAGATGTCCttaggaagaggaggaataCCTCGGGTGGGGCTCTCTGGGGCAACTACAAAGTTGTGCGGGATGAAGCGTGCACAGATAGGGAGGGAGCCACCAATCGGGTGGAAGTTCCTCAAAAGGGGGCTTCCCCCAGTGAGGTAGCCCCCGTTCCGATGGAGGAACCCGCAATGTACAGCGGCATCAGGAAAGAAGACCAGCAAAGCAATCGAGTAGAAGGCGAAGAGGCAAAATTGGGGAGAGAAATGGGACCCCTGCTCGAGTACAACCTCACGAAGTGCACCAGTGAGACAGCTGAACAGGGTGCGCTTCCAATCGGAGATgagcaaattttaaaaaagctttACATCGAAGATATTCTAAATTACGCagatgaaggggaagaaatcGACATAAGTTGCCTAGACGTATTCACCACGTTGAGCACATCTGATAGGAATAGAAAACTGGGGTCTCTCTTTAGCAGCCATGGAGCTTCCTTCATTCTTTATAATAACTGCATCATTCCGTCCAAGTTCTCTAGGGGTACCCTGCAGGAATATTTCCACACAAGAAATGCTTGCAGCTTATTTGATAAATCGTACCAGCTGATAGTAAAGTTCACGGGGAGAGATTCCATTTACATATGCAACCAGTTCCTATCTAGTGACTTAAATGACATGAAGAGCAACGACGTTTGCTACACCTGTGTGTTGGATAACAAAGCGTACATACTAGACACTGCTTACGTgttgaagggggaaaacgaaGTGGTGCTGATCTCCTCAGGATACTATAAGAAGGGCCTCTACGAATTCTTAAGTGactacattttattttgcagaGACAGCGGAATGGATGTCCACATACAGGTAGAGACAAACAAGAGGGTGCTCTCCCTTCAGGGGCCGCTAAGCAACCTCATCCTTAACGATGTGCTTGATTATTTTAACTGGGGAGAGGCAACCCAAGGGGAGAAAGGAGTGAAGTTcctaaaaaatgtaataaaagaGGACACAGAAAAATGTCAACCTTATGGGTTATACTtccaaagggaagaaaacgaaaaggacaAATTTGTTAACATCCCCTACatgagttttaaaaaattgagcatGGTGAAATATGCAAAGGAGGTGGCAAACGTGAGGGGGGAGGTATCCCCACCCCATGATGAGATGAACCGGTACGAAATACTCTGCATCCGATGTGGAGACACAGGAGAAGACGGATTCGAATTCGTCGTAGATAATAACATAAGCGATCACTACGTTGAATTATTTCTAAGCCATGTGAAGGTAAAACTGGCGGGAGCATATGCCTTAAATATGTTGAGAATGGAGGCAGGGATCCCCCTTTACGGCAtcgacatttttaaaaacacaacCCCCATTACTGCATCGCTTGCCTGGAcattgaaatataaaaaaattaaagagagaaatatttttgggTACCAAAATTTGCTAAAGGAGTTCAGCATCAAGTCCAAGTTTCGACGCATTGGCATAATATCtaatgaattaatttttaagacGTGCAAGATATTGTCCTATCCGTATAAGGAGCCCATTGGCTATGTAACCTCCTGCACGTGGAGCCCCGTTTATGAAAAGCGCATAGCTCAGGGGTACATCAAAAGGGAGTTTGccaaaaataacgaaaaggTGCTCATATCTATACCTACCGACATCCCGCAAGAATtttcgaagaagaaaaaatataaaatactcAGGAGCAGATCCGCTCACAGGTTTACGCTCGCCCAGGTGTGCGCCTTTCCGTTCGTGGGACATAAGTATTAG